One genomic window of Cydia strobilella chromosome 11, ilCydStro3.1, whole genome shotgun sequence includes the following:
- the LOC134745440 gene encoding zinc finger homeobox protein 4 isoform X1, whose protein sequence is MPTPLQPGGPASGPPPERKRRRKRDDPQSSAALEPDDDGDMSPEEEPRNAPAAPAAPAPAPSSAPAPTSPPAAPDAVDLTSRRDSPPLSSDVERFDGKIVYNPDGSAYIIEDPELSEGETSLSELPKIEPGCIVDSRDSNVVERQLEFPQIASAFYVSRNPSLYGALYGRLAAERARARPDAPVMHSYRVFSFRGGKDAPRPLSPSVECPVSVPVKPILMCFICKLSFGYAKSFVAHAQSDHSLSLLDSERDALSKENASAIIQCVGKDKEALVSFLEPVGATAPPRASASGSPANVSELSSPSMDRRPEMVTPIDRDSDSMLPNGTCDERRPSPPAWRPPRSIAEALIPQHSLISVAHPHTINASVQPRASPNSSPPFQATPPAFLSGTTIGVCPDHLGGRPSGADCPKCELILNSGRLGGPLAGMHSRNSCKTLKCPKCNWHYKYQETLEIHMKEKHPEAETSCIYCIAGQPHPRLARGETYTCGYKPYRCEVCNYSTTTKGNLSIHMQSDKHLNNMQELQNGGNPGEGTLPPAPQHTPPGPHKPPLPHHSPLGQKPKPTFRCDVCNYETNVARNLRIHMTSEKHTHNMLVLQQNVKHMQTLSALHHRQQSQQQLESLLHFHGAGDAPPPNPEAALADMAYNQALMIQLMTGGPGPSPPELGAHLDVGLNPDAMEPPPEPADPEPERTFHCCICNCFSTDSLEALGHHLAQDRTKIREQEILALVAGHYVCKLCTYKTNLKANFQLHCKTDKHLQRLQHVNHVKEGGPRNEWKLKFCGGVGTGSAGVGGVQIRCCACDYYTNSAHKLQLHAAGARHEAAALLLRHLRECVSRIPRERPRVYRCALCGFGAPHRLPLLQHVRSVKHLQMEQIHQLQRRSEGKDPTPDVAELFQVIPQPAELSSPYDQQDNDNKEPVDQKPELTQEQKMMRFLEQHQQQAQQQLQQQMQQQQQQPSQPGSGERDEERETPGPHACPYCNFSCGSESRLHAHVTASHGDNVRHFICPLCQDAFKERSALERHVMQIHSVNSEGLQRLLLLVDQSHWLNGGAQAQGDGRQGDEEREISSPRSEGSADGETERCSTCNRTFRNVDELCQHQNESGHFELKQTPQGPGYVCWKKGCNRYFDTAHALQNHFREAHARNSIANMSVSEKHVYKYRCNQCSLAFKTVEKLQLHSQYHVIRDATKCVLCGRSFRSVLALQKHVETSHPELSEEELAAFKRSLASNPLLQASQGTALDAATAELLRKEALRTPEDEMAELEDRDSSATVADESGHNDAENSDDSIIYKDQQFLEDYLNSQAMAEDSYNDPNRKYKCHRCKVAFTRQSYLTAHNKTLLHRKGEKLTYPMEKYLDPNRPFKCDVCKESFTQKNILLVHYNSVSHLHKLKRAMQEQQNNNNPPVSPGAGSAPSNLTLTPKSTSSEEDERKRYKCNICKVAYTQGSTLDIHMRSVLHQTRAGKLQELAAAGHVDLSRPLVEQPDRNDPAKILQDVLSPKNTSPSSTSSGGPRSSPPARPGSPRSPRAGSASCDRCHASFPTGELLDAHRATSCPFGDARAHSPLADVDAAALDEMVAKGNPPKRNSQMYKQLLETFGFDLVMQYNENQRRKMQEEREMARAPSPPPPPPEEKPPDGETKSTCQHCNKEFSSVFVLKTHCEEVHKDKVPLEFLEQFAEHFKSEYERKSGAPNSPRAGSPAPHEERSPSPRGDSAGNFSNENGNGTGEAQAGALLAAQVQEMQAALNMLQLQQQLGQLHPMVAQMISLGLPLGLNVGALAAMNLQPPLVPLMLPPPPFDAMPFAHDAQMKQQQMLQQQQQQANAAAGQKRARTRITDEQLKILRAHFDINNSPSDEAIAKMAKQSGLATKVIKHWFRNTLFKERQRNKDSPYNFNNPPSTTLNLEEYEKTGEAKVTPLDSSASSDEGKPPPEKKVKIEEPSMNHQDVKSEPNDEPSIEEKYNSYDDRHQEDKSFVFPQAPSQSPAPSLNHSDHHQNISRPQTPTHLSLNSLIQSQLDSIPATSIPQPPHPSMLPPKLNPNFTSPNSAPPNVLPLTPNRSLSPGRGPADFGLSGGNSNGSNSSGSSGKRANRTRFTDYQIKVLQEFFENNAYPKDDDLEYLSKLLGLSPRVIVVWFQNARQKARKVYENQPAAEPPAGATDDANRFQRTPGLNYQCKKCQLVFQRYYELIRHQKTHCFKEEDAKRSAQAQAAAAQVAATLSSEDSNSSIVEHHAPHVPVSPAPPRTPTPAAATYPVSPAPPTPHTPVTPMALAPRSDEKDGNFQCDKCNLVFPRFDLWREHQLVHIMNPNLFPTYPPDSPFGILQQHAQLQQLNAQLGNDEARHPLVAAMNQQAVKRKFDEYEEVDIGEQPKDKRLRTTILPEQLDYLYQKYQIESNPSRKMLENIAREVGLKKRVVQVWFQNTRARERKGQFRAHAQVINKRCPFCPALFKVKSALESHLSTKHADQCARGEINVDSLPDEELSTESTPSFGSQQSDRQQNFSQAGAPMLPPIFPPFHSDMEKFIKQYSEESMKRYVSELQAHAVAQQNGGNNEPSERRNEHGKPEIPLDLSKPVDLSRPGSDADERSDTASETMEFYEEDEPTSPLPGQQTPRPPGKRFRTQMSSLQVKIMKSLFSDYKTPTMAECEALGREIGLPKRVVQVWFQNARAKEKKARLAAGLSEVSDAPPPEECRVCDFKYSHKYSVQDHVFTRGHIATVRARLETGVGVVGVGAEDSTMALMQMAARLEGGLGGELHNAFLRPQLAGNGGNPSNPHPQPQPQGLIVETGNGASVLQLPATTLEQIRHIASDPGASTLRLPPPAPEPPAGARELDFDLCYVCKHCKVAFPSPGPLQVHQARSCYTGRENARGVIRVVQPALECRTCPGERFRTGVDFRRHAETEAHLRNAAPPPPPPAEPLTHEMEDVVNQITLLAARAAQDASSPKDSNANFCAPSPRFPPPGELPLASAGH, encoded by the exons ATGCCCACGCCGCTGCAGCCCGGCGGCCCCGCTAGCGGCCCGCCTCCGGAGCGCAAGCGGCGCCGCAAGCGCGACGACCCGCAAAGTTCCGCCGCGCTAGAGCCGGACGACGACGGCGACATGAGCCCTGAGGAGGAACCGCGCAACGCGCCCGCGGCACcggcggcgcccgcgccggcgccgTCATCCGCGCCCGCGCCCACCTCACCCCCCGCTGCCCCAGACGCCGTTGATCTCACCTCACGAAGAGACTCCCCACCGCTCTCTTCCGATGTCGAGCGCTTCGACGGCAAAATCGTCTACAACCCCGATGGATCCGCCTACATCATTGAAGATCCCGAGCTATCGGAGGGTGAGACGAGCCTATCCGAGCTCCCCAAAATAGAACCTGGGTGCATCGTCGACAGCCGTGACAGCAACGTCGTGGAGAGGCAGCTCGAGTTCCCTCAGATAGCGAGCGCGTTCTACGTGTCGAGGAACCCATCTCTGTACGGTGCACTTTATGGCAGGCTCGCAGCGGAACGAGCCCGGGCGAGACCCGACGCGCCTGTCATGCACAGCTATCGTGTGTTCAGTTTTCGGGGAGGAAAGGACGCCCCGAGACCCCTATCCCCGTCTGTGGAATGTCCTGTCAGCGTGCCAGTGAAACCAATCCTTAtgtgttttatatgtaaattGAGTTTTGGATACGCCAAATCTTTTGTAGCGCATGCCCAGTCGGACCATAGTTTATCATTACTTGACTCGGAAAGAGACGCCTTATCAAAAGAAAATGCTTCCGCCATCATTCAGTGTGTCGGGAAAGATAAAGAAGCTTTAGTCTCATTTTTAGAGCCAGTAGGTGCAACGGCGCCACCGCGAGCGTCGGCTTCAGGAAGCCCCGCGAATGTATCAGAATTATCGAGTCCATCAATGGACAGACGACCTGAAATGGTGACACCTATTGATAGAGACAGTGACTCAATGTTACCCAACGGAACGTGTGATGAAAGGAGGCCGAGCCCACCGGCATGGAGACCGCCTCGGTCAATAGCAGAAGCTTTGATTCCACAGCATTCCCTGATCTCCGTTGCACACCCACATACGATAAACGCGTCAGTGCAGCCACGCGCAAGTCCAAATTCTTCCCCGCCATTCCAAGCAACACCTCCGGCATTTCTATCTGGCACGACGATAGGAGTATGTCCAGACCACCTCGGAGGACGACCGTCTGGAGCAGACTGCCCGAAATgtgaattaattttaaattctgGCAGACTGGGAGGACCCCTTGCTGGCATGCACAGTAGAAACTCCTGTAAAACACTGAAGTGCCCTAAATGCAACTGGCATTACAAATATCAAGAAACGCTTGAAATCCATATGAAGGAAAAGCACCCAGAAGCTGAAACGagttgtatttattgtataGCCGGTCAGCCACATCCTCGGCTTGCACGAGGCGAAACATACACCTGTGGATACAAACCCTACAGATGCGAAGTGTGCAACTACTCCACAACAACGAAAGGCAATTTAAGTATACACATGCAGTCTGATAAGCATTTAAATAACATGCAAGAGCTACAAAACGGAGGAAATCCTGGAGAAGGCACTTTACCTCCTGCTCCTCAGCACACGCCACCAGGCCCACATAAGCCACCTCTACCACATCACTCTCCTCTAGGTCAGAAACCAAAGCCTACATTCCGATGCGATGTTTGCAATTACGAGACAAATGTTGCCCGAAATCTCAGAATACATATGACATCTGAAAAGCATACACACAACATGCTTGTACTACAGCAAAACGTCAAACATATGCAGACTTTGTCAGCCTTACATCACAGACAACAAAGCCAACAACAGCTGGAGAGCTTGCTCCACTTCCATGGCGCTGGTGATGCCCCTCCACCAAATCCTGAGGCTGCTTTAGCTGACATGGCGTACAACCAAGCTTTGATGATCCAACTCATGACGGGTGGCCCTGGACCTTCGCCACCTGAACTAGGTGCTCATCTAGATGTCGGCCTAAACCCTGACGCGATGGAGCCTCCACCGGAGCCAGCCGATCCTGAGCCGGAGAGAACCTTCCACTGTTGTATCTGCAACTGCTTCTCAACAGACTCCCTCGAAGCGTTGGGCCACCATCTCGCGCAGGACCGCACAAAGATCAGAGAGCAGGAAATCCTAGCACTGGTGGCCGGTCATTACGTATGCAAACTCTGCACATACAAGACAAACCTCAAAGCAAATTTCCAGCTACATTGCAAAACTGATAAGCATTTACAGAGGTTGCAGCATGTGAATCACGTAAAAGAAGGAGGTCCGAGAAACGAATGGAAGTTGAAGTTTTGCGGTGGTGTAGGAACCGGGAGTGCTGGAGTCGGTGGTGTTCAGATTAGGTGTTGTGCGTGTGATTATTATACGAACTCTGCGCATAAGTTGCAGCTGCACGCAGCTGGGGCCCGGCACGAGGCTGCCGCGCTGTTGTTGAGACATCTTCGAGAGTGTGTGTCGCGAATTCCCCGTGAACGCCCGCGCGTGTACCGTTGCGCGCTTTGCGGTTTTGGCGCACCGCACCGTCTGCCGCTCCTACAGCACGTGCGCTCCGTCAAGCATCTTCAGATGGAGCAAATACATCAACTGCAAAGGCGCTCTGAAGGCAAAGACCCCACGCCTGATGTTGCCGAGCTCTTCCAAGTCATCCCTCAGCCAGCGGAGCTCTCCAGCCCATACGATCAACAAGACAATG ATAACAAAGAACCGGTCGATCAGAAGCCTGAATTGACGCAAGAACAGAAAATGATGCGATTTTTGGAGCAACATCAACAGCAAGCGCAGCAACAGTTACAACAGCAAAtgcaacagcaacaacaacaaccgtCACAACCAGGGTCCGGCGAGAGGGACGAAGAACGAGAAACTCCAGGCCCACACGCTTGTCCTTACTGCAATTTCAGTTGTGGAAGCGAAAGCCGACTACATGCTCATGTGACCGCATCGCACGGAGACAACGTCAGACACTTCATTTGCCCGCTTTGCCAAGACGCATTTAAGGAAAGGTCAGCTCTTGAACGACACGTGATGCAAATCCATTCCGTCAACTCTGAGGGCCTGCAGAGATTACTACTACTTGTCGACCAAAGCCATTGGCTAAACGGAGGTGCCCAAGCGCAAGGAGATGGACGCCAAGGCGATGAGGAGCGAGAGATCTCATCACCACGCTCTGAAGGAAGTGCGGACGGAGAAACAGAACGATGCTCAACTTGCAATCGCACTTTTCGTAATGTGGACGAATTATGTCAACATCAAAACGAATCTGGTCATTTCGAACTGAAACAAACACCTCAAGGCCCAGGTTACGTTTGTTGGAAGAAGGGCTGTAATCGGTATTTCGACACCGCTCATGCGCTACAAAATCATTTCAGAGAAGCGCATGCCCGCAACTCCATCGCTAACATGTCTGTATCTGAAAAACATGTATACAAATACCGCTGCAATCAATGTAGCTTGGCTTTCAAGACTGTCGAAAAACTTCAACTTCACTCACAATACCACGTTATTCGTGATGCTACTAAATGTGTACTCTGTGGACGAAGCTTTAGATCCGTTCTTGCTCTACAAAAACACGTAGAAACTTCACACCCAGAACTCTCTGAAGAAGAGCTCGCTGCTTTCAAACGTAGTCTGGCCTCCAACCCTTTGCTACAGGCGAGCCAAGGAACAGCTTTAGATGCTGCTACAGCAGAGCTATTACGCAAAGAAGCTCTAAGAACGCCTGAAGATGAGATGGCTGAACTGGAAGACAGAGATTCAAGTGCAACCGTAGCAGATGAATCGGGCCACAACGATGCCGAAAACTCAGATGATTCCATCATTTACAAAGACCAACAGTTCCTAGAAGACTACCTAAATTCACAAGCTATGGCAGAAGATTCTTACAATGATCCAAATAGAAAATACAAATGCCACAGATGCAAAGTTGCTTTCACTCGTCAGTCTTATTTGACAGCGCATAATAAAACACTCCTACATCGAAAGGGTGAGAAACTCACATATCCAATGGAGAAATATCTTGACCCTAATAGACCATTCAAATGTGATGTATGCAAAGAGTCGTTCACACAAAAGAACATTTTACTTGTTCATTATAACAGCGTGAGTCATTTGCACAAATTGAAACGAGCCATGCAAGAACAACAAAATAACAACAACCCTCCCGTTTCACCGGGAGCTGGCTCGGCGCCCTCCAATTTAACCCTAACACCTAAAAGCACATCAAGTGAGGAAGATGAACGCAAACGCTACAAATGTAACATTTGCAAAGTAGCCTATACTCAAGGCAGCACTCTCGATATTCATATGAGATCCGTGCTACATCAAACGCGAGCTGGCAAGTTACAAGAACTCGCGGCCGCCGGACACGTGGACTTATCGCGCCCTTTGGTAGAGCAGCCGGACAGAAACGACCCCGCTAAAATTTTACAAGACGTGTTGTCGCCGAAAAATACATCCCCTTCGTCAACGAGCAGTGGGGGCCCGCGCTCATCGCCCCCCGCGCGGCCAGGTAGTCCGCGCTCCCCTCGCGCAGGTAGCGCCTCGTGCGATCGCTGCCACGCGTCATTTCCTACCGGGGAGTTACTCGACGCACATCGCGCAACTTCATGCCCGTTTGGCGATGCGCGGGCACATTCGCCGCTAGCTGACGTAGACGCAGCTGCTCTAGACGAGATGGTCGCCAAGGGCAACCCGCCCAAAAGAAACTCGCAAATGTACAAACAACTACTTGAGACATTTGGCTTCGACCTCGTCATgcaatacaatgaaaatcagcGGCGAAAAATGCAAGAAGAACGTGAGATGGCGCGTGCGCCCAGTCCGCCACCGCCGCCTCCCGAGGAGAAGCCTCCGGATGGTGAAACCAAATCGACGTGTCAACATTGTAACAAGGAGTTCTCTAGTGTATTCGTGTTAAAAACTCATTGTGAAGAAGTGCATAAAGATAAAGTTCCTCTTGAGTTCCTGGAACAGTTCGCTGAACATTTCAAGTCGGAGTATGAGAGGAAATCTGGTGCGCCTAACTCGCCGCGTGCTGGCTCGCCTGCGCCTCATGAGGAGAGGTCGCCCTCGCCCCGCGGCGATAGTGCCGGCAACTTCTCTAATGAGAACGGAAACGGTACTGGCGAGGCTCAGGCCGGAGCCTTGCTGGCGGCTCAAGTGCAGGAGATGCAAGCCGCGCTGAACATGCTGCAGCTGCAGCAACAGCTCGGTCAGCTGCACCCGATGGTAGCCCAGATGATATCGCTGGGCCTGCCGCTGGGTCTGAACGTGGGTGCCCTGGCCGCCATGAACCTGCAGCCGCCGCTGGTGCCGCTGATGCTGCCCCCGCCGCCCTTCGACGCGATGCCTTTCGCTCACGACGCTCAGATGAAACAACAACAAATGTTGCAGCAACAACAACAG cAGGCAAATGCTGCAGCTGGACAGAAACGCGCTCGTACTCGCATTACTGATGAACAACTGAAGATTTTGCGAGCGCACTTCGACATCAACAACTCGCCCAGCGATGAAGCCATCGCTAAGATGGCCAAGCAATCTGGACTCGCTACCAAGGTAATCAAGCATtggttccgaaatacgctgttCAAAGAACGACAGCGTAACAAGGATTCGCCGTACAACTTTAACAATCCGCCATCGACGACACTCAATCTCGAAGAGTATGAGAAGACCGGAGAGGCGAAGGTTACGCCATTAGATTCCTCTGCGAGCTCGGATGAAGGAAAACCTCCCCCAGAAAAGAAAGTCAAAATAGAAGAGCCATCTATGAACCATCAGGATGTCAAATCGGAACCCAACGATGAGCCTTCGATAGAAGAAAAGTACAATTCTTATGATGATAGGCATCAGGAAGACAAAAGTTTCGTCTTTCCTCAGGCACCATCTCAAAGCCCTGCTCCTAGCCTAAACCATTCTGATCACCACCAAAACATATCAAGACCGCAGACGCCCACCCATCTGTCTCTGAATTCCTTGATCCAGTCGCAACTTGACTCTATCCCGGCTACGAGTATACCGCAGCCGCCTCACCCGTCGATGCTACCACCAAAGTTGAATCCAAATTTCACGTCCCCAAACTCCGCGCCCCCGAACGTCCTACCTTTGACCCCAAATCGCAGCCTCAGTCCCGGCAGGGGACCGGCCGATTTCGGACTTTCCGGGGGCAACTCGAACGGATCCAACAGCTCGGGGTCTTCTGGCAAACGCGCCAACAGAACTAGATTTACTGATTACCAAATCAAAGTTCTACAAGAGTTTTTTGAGAATAACGCATATCCAAAAGACGATGATTTAGAATATCTATCGAAACTACTAGGATTGAGTCCTAGAGTAATCGTAGTTTGGTTTCAAAATGCTAGACAAAAAGCAAGAAAAGTTTACGAAAACCAACCGGCTGCAGAACCACCTGCAGGTGCGACCGATGATGCGAACCGATTTCAAAGGACTCCCGGGCTTAATTATCAATGCAAAAAGTGCCAATTAGTGTTTCAGCGTTATTATGAATTGATAAGACATCAAAAGACACACTGCTTTAAGGAAGAAGATGCCAAAAGATCGGCACAGGCACAGGCGGCTGCGGCGCAAGTAGCAGCGACTTTGAGCAGTGAAGATTCAAACTCGAGTATAGTCGAGCACCACGCACCTCACGTGCCCGTATCACCTGCGCCGCCGCGCACGCCAACACCCGCGGCTGCCACCTACCCGGTATCTCCGGCGCCACCCACTCCCCATACGCCAGTTACACCCATGGCACTTGCACCAAGAAGTGACGAGAAAGATGGAAATTTTCAATGTGATAAATGCAACCTAGTCTTCCCTCGATTTGATTTATGGCGGGAGCATCAACTTGTTCATATCATGAACCCAAACTTGTTTCCCACGTATCCACCGGATTCCCCATTTGGTATCCTGCAGCAACATGCACAGTTACAACAACTGAACGCTCAACTCGGCAATGACGAGGCGAGACACCCGTTAGTTGCAGCGATGAACCAACAGGCTGTAAAGAGGAAATTCGATGAATACGAAGAAGTGGACATTGGAGAACAGCCTAAAGACAAGCGTTTAAGAACTACGATATTACCTGAACAACTAGATTATCTCTATCAGAAGTACCAAATTGAGTCGAATCCTTCTAGAAAGATGCTAGAAAATATAGCTCGTGAAGTTGGACTGAAAAAAAGAGTGGTACAAGTATGGTTCCAAAATACACGTGCGCGAGAGAGAAAGGGGCAATTTCGTGCGCATGCACAAGTCATCAATAAGCGATGTCCTTTTTGCCCAGCATTGTTCAAAGTAAAGAGTGCTTTAGAAAGCCATCTGAGCACTAAACACGCCGACCAATGTGCGCGAGGTGAGATCAACGTTGATTCTCTTCCAGACGAAGAACTAAGCACCGAATCAACTCCCAGTTTTGGCTCCCAACAAAGTGACCGGCAGCAAAATTTTTCGCAAGCGGGGGCTCCCATGTTGCCCCCTATTTTTCCACCCTTTCACTCAGACATGGAGAAATTTATCAAGCAGTACAGTGAGGAATCTATGAAGCGCTACGTTAGTGAACTACAAGCGCATGCTGTTGCCCAACAAAATGGCGGCAACAATGAGCCCTCCGAAAGACGCAATGAACATGGAAAACCGGAGATACCCTTAGATCTCAGCAAACCAGTTGACCTCTCAAGGCCGGGATCAGACGCTGACGAACGCTCAGATACCGCATCTGAGACCATGGAGTTCTACGAAGAGGACGAGCCGACCTCACCACTGCCCGGGCAACAGACCCCGAGACCGCCCGGCAAACGCTTCCGCACCCAAATGTCCTCTCTACAAGTCAAAATAATGAAATCATTATTCAGCGATTATAAAACGCCAACGATGGCCGAGTGCGAGGCGCTCGGGCGGGAGATCGGGCTTCCGAAACGCGTAGTACAAGTGTGGTTCCAGAACGCACGTGCGAAAGAGAAGAAGGCGCGGCTTGCGGCTGGCTTATCGGAAGTGTCGGACGCGCCGCCACCCGAGGAGTGTCGAGTGTGTGATTTCAAGTACAGTCACAAGTACTCGGTGCAAGATCACGTATTTACTCGCGGGCACATCGCCACGGTCCGCGCGCGGCTCGAGACCGGCGTCGGCGTAGTCGGAGTCGGCGCGGAAGACAGCACCATGGCGCTCATGCAGATGGCGGCGCGGCTAGAAGGCGGCCTCGGCGGGGAGCTCCATAACGCGTTCCTGCGGCCACAGCTCGCTGGCAACG